In Dromaius novaehollandiae isolate bDroNov1 chromosome 3, bDroNov1.hap1, whole genome shotgun sequence, the following are encoded in one genomic region:
- the LOC135327715 gene encoding transmembrane protein 247-like — MEELKENQTDIQLFVQRSKNNHDKKQQHEKMQEAIRDMPKSSYISDDTMENLNDMAHQDPWVKGGTSALQPEVSTNAEELEQLCSKQVTAADTQLERVRWDSALARLKYKHENNEKQRLHEEKMEQIHQQAAKIPFSQGLHDLFWPPNQNALFLCCFIFIRVIYTVRELAFFLVMKHYVFCFAIVLCFILKKIFQDYKNKKKCS, encoded by the exons ATGGAAGAGCTAAAGGAAAATCAGACAGATATTCAACTTTTTGTACAGAGATCCAAGAATAACCATGACAAGAAGCAGCAACATGAAAAGATG CAGGAAGCTATCAGAGACATGCCAAAATCATCTTACATCTCAGATGATACAATGGAAAACTTGAATGATATGGCACATCAGGATCCTTGGGTGAAAGGAGGAACCAGTGCTTTGCAGCCGGAAGTATCCACCAATGCGGAGGAGCTGGAACAGCTCTGCAGCaagcaggtcacagcagctgatACTCAGTTGGAGAGAGTGAGGTGGGATTCTGCACTGGCTAGACTGAAATATAAACATGAGAATaatgaaaagcaaaggcttcaTGAAGAGAAAATGGAACAGATTCATCAACAGGCAGCAAAAATACCA tTTAGCCAAGGACTCCATGACCTCTTCTGGCCCCCAAACCAGAATGCCTTATTCCTGTGCTGCTTCATCTTTATTCGTGTTATTTATACAGTAAGAGAGTTGGCCTTCTTTCTTGTTATGAAGcattatgttttctgttttgctattGTACTCTGTTTCATTCTCAAAAAGATCTTCCAGgattacaaaaataagaaaaaatgttcttaa